Part of the Chloroflexota bacterium genome, ACCGCCGTGCGCTGGTCGCCGAGCGGCTCGAAGCGGTATACCGACAGGTAGTGCGTGCCGTGCGATGCGGCTTCGACCTCGAAGGATGCGGGCCGTTCGAACATCGTCACCCACATCTCCTCGGTTGCCTGCTTGCCGAACATCGTGCGCGTCTCGCGCCAGCGGAATCCGATGTCGAAGCGCTCGTCGCCGAGCACCTCGATCTGCTCGATGCCGTCGAGCATCTCG contains:
- a CDS encoding SRPBCC family protein — translated: MQISERIEIDAPRERVFEVFCDIPHAAEMLDGIEQIEVLGDERFDIGFRWRETRTMFGKQATEEMWVTMFERPASFEVEAASHGTHYLSVYRFEPLGDQRTAVTLNFTGRPVALASKLISPLAILFKRSSAKAFRADLEQLKAVCEKPV